In Corylus avellana chromosome ca2, CavTom2PMs-1.0, the following proteins share a genomic window:
- the LOC132172109 gene encoding protein NDL1-like isoform X2, which translates to MGESSDSVSIDIDMLPLGGKECVVKTSKGSISVFVSGDQEKPALITYPDVGLNYMSCFQGLFFCPDAASLLLHNFCIYHIDAPGHEVGADSISSDVPLFSVDDLADQVAEVLDYFGLKEVLCLGVTAGAYVLTLFAMKYPERVLGLILVSPLCKAPSWTEWLYNKVLLNLLYFYGMCGVLKECLLQRYFSKELRCGVHGTESDIIHAFRRLLDERQSLNVMRFLQAINGRHDLTKGLTKLQCKTLIFVGDSSEFHAESVYMSAKMGRKSCALVEVQACGSLVTEEHPYAMLIPIEFFLMGLGYYRQQHFASSSSNGSNPTSPSSQSCIAPELLSPESLGVKLKPIKTRVDVEI; encoded by the exons ATGGGCGAGTCGAGTGACTCAGTTTCCATTGATATTGATATGTTACCTTTAGGAGGGAAG GAGTGTGTGGTGAAGACAAGCAAAGGTTCAATCTCTGTGTTTGTAAGCGGGGACCAAGAAAAGCCTGCTTTGATAACATACCCAGATGTTGGTCTCAATT ACATGTCTTGTTTCCAAGGCCTCTTCTTTTGCCCCGATGCAGCTTCTTTGCTCCTTCATAACTTCTGCATTTACCACATTGATGCCCCAGGCCATGAG GTGGGAGCTGATTCCATTTCTTCAGATGTTCCATTGTTTAGCGTGGACGATCTTGCAGACCAGGTAGCCGAAGTGCTTGATTATTTCGG GCTGAAAGAGGTTCTGTGCTTAGGTGTAACAGCTGGTGCTTACGTCCTTACTCTCTTTGCA ATGAAATATCCAGAGCGGGTGCTTGGGTTAATTCTTGTATCCCCTCTTTGTAAAGCACCCTCATGGACTGAATGGCTCTACAACAAG GTATTGTTGAACTTATTGTACTTTTATGGTATGTGTGGTGTATTGAAGGAATGCCTCCTCCAGCGTTACTTTAGTAAG GAACTTAGGTGTGGCGTGCATGGGACAGAATCTGACATAATACATGCTTTCAGAAGG TTACTGGATGAAAGGCAAAGTTTGAATGTCATGCGTTTCCTTCAAGCTATTAATGG GAGGCATGATCTTACAAAGGGCTTGACGAAGCTGCAGTGCAAGACACTTATTTTTGTAGGCGATAGTAGCGAATTCCATGCTGAATCTGTGTATATGAGTGCCAAAATGGGCAGAAAAAGCTGTGCTCTTGTTGAG GTTCAAGCATGTGGCTCACTGGTGACAGAAGAGCACCCATATGCTATGCTAATTCCTATTGAATTCTTCTTGATGGGGCTCGGTTACTACAGACAACAACATTTTGCTTCCTCATCAAGCAATGGCTCGAACCCAACTAGCCCTTCAAGCCAGTCATGCATAGCACCAGAACTTCTCTCTCCAGAGAGTCTGGGTGTCAAGCTTAAACCCATCAAAACCAGAGTAGATGTTGAAATTTGA
- the LOC132171101 gene encoding protein tesmin/TSO1-like CXC 3 isoform X1 yields the protein MDTPEKNHVTATSEFEDSPVFNYISNLSPIGPVESIRTNCAFNSLTCASPPSVFASPQICIHKETRFSFRRHHFLDPSKPDSSHSGNENNASEGVSAAVQSSVCSEREITIEPPDENSDLVIELPKTLRYDCSSPDGDVVRSDAITTETMPDLVLASFDELLMDDSKGKHHSFKREINLRRICSIEQNEEARSWVTLVSDAADLLFVDLSNNEEHFEGQDHKSVDPGTMSFISTVLQLPQDNANDLGRTESVGAITSCKPCEIGETATQSREIGDLKETDPASAFPSSTVLDKLIVSDSSDEVDHKGQKCMQARSKRHRSIRQRCLVFETAGACKNKPIFDCNSSSVSIQSDCKVASDEKQLVQVNARSDCSSSVVSGSGLHLNALSAASPNSVASRPNQNTLDKSLSPNTLISDLLPCDNEAQVTENAPQTSKSAVGEEFDHSSPKRKRLKSEDVGESKACKRCNCKRSKCLKLYCECFAAGLYCVEPCSCQDCFNKPIHENTVLETRRQIESRNPLAFAPKVIRRIDAILDTELPFPLQCETKTPASARHKSGCNCKKSSCLKKYCECFQSGVGCTISCRCNGCKNTFGQKDGAQETELKREESEACEKNALGVSLQIVKEDEKEHLHLPFKPSSKISRSLQTHNEDGKEHPDLPITSTSDISRPPIQLPFTFSGKRPLSYFASAKTSPRLCTRFEKPVGMIPADETNEAPDGASDVISVSPKSKRVSPPNREFGSTAWRHGRKVKLTLRSIPPFPSLTPPGKQ from the exons aTGGACACCCCAGAGAAGAACCACGTCACCGCCACTTCTGAGTTCGAG GATTCTCCTGTGTTTAATTACATCAGCAATCTTTCTCCCATTGGACCAGTCGAGTCCATACGAACTAATTGTGCATTTAATTCACTCACTTGTGCATCTCCTCCATCTGTGTTTGCTTCACCACAGATTTGTATCCACAAAGAAACTAGATTTTCATTTAGAAG GCATCACTTCTTAGACCCATCAAAACCTGATTCATCTCATAGTGGAAATGAAAACAATGCAAGTGAAGGGGTTTCAGCCGCTGTTCAAAGTTCTGTGTGTTCAGAAAGAGAGATCACTATTGAGCCACCTGATGAGAACTCGGATTTAGTAATCGAGTTGCCAAAGACCTTGAGGTATGATTGCAGTAGCCCTGATGGTGATGTGGTACGTTCTGATGCGATTACAACAGAGACTATGCCAGACTTGGTGTTGGCATCATTTGATGAGTTACTCATGGATGACTCAAAAGGGAAGCACCATTCATTTAAACGTGAAATAAATTTGCGTAGAATCTGTTCAATTGAGCAAAACGAAGAAGCACGCAGTTGGGTGACATTGGTTTCTGACGCTGCTGATCTGTTATTCGTTGATTTATCTAACAATGAAGAGCATTTTGAGGGGCAAGATCACAAATCAGTTGATCCTGGGACAATGTCTTTTATCTCAACTGTCCTACAGCTCCCACAAGACAATGCAAATGATTTAGGGAGGACAGAATCTGTTGGTGCCATCACTTCTTGTAAACCATGTGAAATAGGAGAAACAGCAACTCAATCGAGAGAAATAGGGGACCTGAAAGAAACAGATCCAGCATCCGCATTCCCTTCTAGCACCGTATTGGATAAGCTAATTGTAAGTGATTCAAGTGATGAAGTGGACCACAAGGGGCAAAAGTGCATGCAGGCCAGATCCAAG AGGCATCGTAGTATACGACAACGCTGTTTGGTTTTTGAAACGGCAGGAGCTTGTAAAAATAAACCAATATTCGATTGTAATAGTTCTTCGGTCTCAATACAATCTGATTGTAAAGTGGCCTCTGATGAAAAGCAGTTGGTTCAAGTTAATGCCAGAAGTGATTGTTCATCATCCGTGGTATCTGGTAGTGGTTTGCACTTGAATGCTCTTTCAGCTGCTTCGCCAAACTCGGTGGCCTCTAGACCTAATCAGAATACTCTTGATAAATCCTTGAGTCCAAACACTTTGATAAGTGATTTGCTTCCATGTGACAATGAAGCTCAGGTTACAGAAAATGCTCCTCAAACGTCTAAAAGTGCTGTTGGTGAAGAGTTTGACCATAGTAGTCCTAAAAGAAAGAG GTTAAAGTCGGAAGATGTTGGAGAAAGCAAGGCCTGCAAGCGCTGTAATTGTAAGAGATCAAAATGCTTGAAACT TTACTGCGAATGCTTTGCTGCTGGCCTCTACTGTGTTGAGCCTTGTTCATGCCAAGATTGTTTTAACAAACCTATTCATGAAAACACTGTTCTGGAGACTCGGAGACAGATTGAATCTCGCAACCCACTTGCATTTGCTCCCAAAGTGATCAGACGCATCGATGCAATTCTGGACACTGAG TTACCTTTTCCCTTGCAGTGTGAAACCAAAACTCCAGCTTCAGCCAGGCATAAAAGTGGATGCAACTGCAAAAAATCAAGTTGCTTAAAGAAATACTGTGAATGCTTTCAG AGTGGGGTCGGATGTACTATCAGCTGCAGATGCAATGGATGTAAAAACACTTTTGGTCAAAAGGATG GAGCACAAGAAACTGAGCTCAAAAGGGAAGAATCAGAAGCTTGTGAAAAGAATGCATTGGGAGTAAGTTTACAGATAGTCAAGGAGGATGAAAAGGAACATCTTCATCTCCCATTTAAACCTTCTTCCAAGATTAGCAG ATCTTTACAGACACATAATGAGGATGGAAAAGAGCATCCAGATCTCCCAATAACGTCTACTTCTGATATAAGCAG ACCTCCAATTCAACTGCCCTTCACCTTTAGTGGGAAGCGTCCTCTATCTTATTTTGCCTCTGCCAAAACATCACCTCGGCTGTGCACCAGATTTGAGAAACCTGTTGGAATGATTCCAGCAGATGAAACAAATGAGGCTCCGGATGGTGCTAGTGATGTGATATCAGTCTCTCCAAAGTCTAAGAGGGTTTCACCTCCTAACAGAGAATTTGGGTCGACTGCTTGGAGGCATGGTAGGAAAGTGAAATTAACTCTGAGATCTATCCCACCATTTCCATCTCTCACTCCACCAGGAAAGCAGTGA
- the LOC132170630 gene encoding small ribosomal subunit protein eS1 — MAVGKNKRISKGKKGGKKKAADPFAKKDWYDIKAPSLFDQRQVGKTLVTRTQGTKIASEGLKHRVFEVSLADLQNDEQHAYRKIRLRSEDVQGRNVLTNFWGMDFTTDKLRSLVRKWQTLIEAHVDVKTTDNYTLRMFCIGFTKRRVNQVKRTCYAQSSQIRQIRRKMREIMVNQASSCDLKDLVSKFIPEMIGREIEKATTGIYPLQNVFIRKVKILKAPKFDLGKLMEVHGDYHDDVGVKVERPAEETVVEGDTEVVGA; from the exons GAAGAATAAGAGGATTTCGAAGGGGAAGAAGGGAGGGAAGAAGAAAGC AGCTGACCCATTTGCAAAGAAGGATTGGTATGACATTAAGGCGCCATCTCTCTTCGACCAACGCCAGGTCGGCAAAACGCTTGTCACCAGAACTCAGGGCACGAAG ATTGCTTCAGAAGGGCTCAAACATCGGGTGTTTGAGGTTTCTCTGGCTGATCTTCAGAATGATGAACAACATGCTTACAGGAAGATCCGTTTGAGATCTGAGGATGTGCAAGGGAGGAATGTGCTCACGAACTTCTGG GGCATGGATTTCACAACGGACAAGCTCAGGTCACTGGTGCGCAAGTGGCAGACATTGATTGAGGCCCATGTGGATGTCAAGACTACTGACAACTATACCTTGAGAATGTTCTGCATTGGATTTACAAAGAGGCGTGTAAACCAGGTCAAGCGGACCTGTTATGCCCAGTCTAGTCAGATTCGTCAG ATCCGCCGAAAGATGAGGGAGATTATGGTAAACCAGGCTTCTTCATGCGATCTGAAGGATTTGGTTTCGAAGTTCATACCAGAAATGATTGGCAGAGAGATAGAAAAGGCAACAACTGGCATCTACCCCTTGCAAAACGTTTTCATCCGAAAAGTCAAGATCCTTAAAGCTCCTAAATTTGACCTTGGCAAGTTGATGGAG GTTCATGGTGACTACCACGATGATGTTGGTGTGAAGGTGGAGAGGCCAGCTGAAGAAACAGTGGTCGAGGGGGACACTGAAGTTGTGGGAGCATAA
- the LOC132172109 gene encoding protein NDL1-like isoform X1: protein MGESSDSVSIDIDMLPLGGKECVVKTSKGSISVFVSGDQEKPALITYPDVGLNYMSCFQGLFFCPDAASLLLHNFCIYHIDAPGHESLQVGADSISSDVPLFSVDDLADQVAEVLDYFGLKEVLCLGVTAGAYVLTLFAMKYPERVLGLILVSPLCKAPSWTEWLYNKVLLNLLYFYGMCGVLKECLLQRYFSKELRCGVHGTESDIIHAFRRLLDERQSLNVMRFLQAINGRHDLTKGLTKLQCKTLIFVGDSSEFHAESVYMSAKMGRKSCALVEVQACGSLVTEEHPYAMLIPIEFFLMGLGYYRQQHFASSSSNGSNPTSPSSQSCIAPELLSPESLGVKLKPIKTRVDVEI, encoded by the exons ATGGGCGAGTCGAGTGACTCAGTTTCCATTGATATTGATATGTTACCTTTAGGAGGGAAG GAGTGTGTGGTGAAGACAAGCAAAGGTTCAATCTCTGTGTTTGTAAGCGGGGACCAAGAAAAGCCTGCTTTGATAACATACCCAGATGTTGGTCTCAATT ACATGTCTTGTTTCCAAGGCCTCTTCTTTTGCCCCGATGCAGCTTCTTTGCTCCTTCATAACTTCTGCATTTACCACATTGATGCCCCAGGCCATGAG TCGTTGCAGGTGGGAGCTGATTCCATTTCTTCAGATGTTCCATTGTTTAGCGTGGACGATCTTGCAGACCAGGTAGCCGAAGTGCTTGATTATTTCGG GCTGAAAGAGGTTCTGTGCTTAGGTGTAACAGCTGGTGCTTACGTCCTTACTCTCTTTGCA ATGAAATATCCAGAGCGGGTGCTTGGGTTAATTCTTGTATCCCCTCTTTGTAAAGCACCCTCATGGACTGAATGGCTCTACAACAAG GTATTGTTGAACTTATTGTACTTTTATGGTATGTGTGGTGTATTGAAGGAATGCCTCCTCCAGCGTTACTTTAGTAAG GAACTTAGGTGTGGCGTGCATGGGACAGAATCTGACATAATACATGCTTTCAGAAGG TTACTGGATGAAAGGCAAAGTTTGAATGTCATGCGTTTCCTTCAAGCTATTAATGG GAGGCATGATCTTACAAAGGGCTTGACGAAGCTGCAGTGCAAGACACTTATTTTTGTAGGCGATAGTAGCGAATTCCATGCTGAATCTGTGTATATGAGTGCCAAAATGGGCAGAAAAAGCTGTGCTCTTGTTGAG GTTCAAGCATGTGGCTCACTGGTGACAGAAGAGCACCCATATGCTATGCTAATTCCTATTGAATTCTTCTTGATGGGGCTCGGTTACTACAGACAACAACATTTTGCTTCCTCATCAAGCAATGGCTCGAACCCAACTAGCCCTTCAAGCCAGTCATGCATAGCACCAGAACTTCTCTCTCCAGAGAGTCTGGGTGTCAAGCTTAAACCCATCAAAACCAGAGTAGATGTTGAAATTTGA
- the LOC132171101 gene encoding protein tesmin/TSO1-like CXC 3 isoform X2, which translates to MDTPEKNHVTATSEFEDSPVFNYISNLSPIGPVESIRTNCAFNSLTCASPPSVFASPQICIHKETRFSFRRHHFLDPSKPDSSHSGNENNASEGVSAAVQSSVCSEREITIEPPDENSDLVIELPKTLRYDCSSPDGDVVRSDAITTETMPDLVLASFDELLMDDSKGKHHSFKREINLRRICSIEQNEEARSWVTLVSDAADLLFVDLSNNEEHFEGQDHKSVDPGTMSFISTVLQLPQDNANDLGRTESVGAITSCKPCEIGETATQSREIGDLKETDPASAFPSSTVLDKLIVSDSSDEVDHKGQKCMQARSKRHRSIRQRCLVFETAGACKNKPIFDCNSSSVSIQSDCKVASDEKQLVQVNARSDCSSSVVSGSGLHLNALSAASPNSVASRPNQNTLDKSLSPNTLISDLLPCDNEAQVTENAPQTSKSAVGEEFDHSSPKRKRLKSEDVGESKACKRCNCKRSKCLKLYCECFAAGLYCVEPCSCQDCFNKPIHENTVLETRRQIESRNPLAFAPKVIRRIDAILDTECETKTPASARHKSGCNCKKSSCLKKYCECFQSGVGCTISCRCNGCKNTFGQKDGAQETELKREESEACEKNALGVSLQIVKEDEKEHLHLPFKPSSKISRSLQTHNEDGKEHPDLPITSTSDISRPPIQLPFTFSGKRPLSYFASAKTSPRLCTRFEKPVGMIPADETNEAPDGASDVISVSPKSKRVSPPNREFGSTAWRHGRKVKLTLRSIPPFPSLTPPGKQ; encoded by the exons aTGGACACCCCAGAGAAGAACCACGTCACCGCCACTTCTGAGTTCGAG GATTCTCCTGTGTTTAATTACATCAGCAATCTTTCTCCCATTGGACCAGTCGAGTCCATACGAACTAATTGTGCATTTAATTCACTCACTTGTGCATCTCCTCCATCTGTGTTTGCTTCACCACAGATTTGTATCCACAAAGAAACTAGATTTTCATTTAGAAG GCATCACTTCTTAGACCCATCAAAACCTGATTCATCTCATAGTGGAAATGAAAACAATGCAAGTGAAGGGGTTTCAGCCGCTGTTCAAAGTTCTGTGTGTTCAGAAAGAGAGATCACTATTGAGCCACCTGATGAGAACTCGGATTTAGTAATCGAGTTGCCAAAGACCTTGAGGTATGATTGCAGTAGCCCTGATGGTGATGTGGTACGTTCTGATGCGATTACAACAGAGACTATGCCAGACTTGGTGTTGGCATCATTTGATGAGTTACTCATGGATGACTCAAAAGGGAAGCACCATTCATTTAAACGTGAAATAAATTTGCGTAGAATCTGTTCAATTGAGCAAAACGAAGAAGCACGCAGTTGGGTGACATTGGTTTCTGACGCTGCTGATCTGTTATTCGTTGATTTATCTAACAATGAAGAGCATTTTGAGGGGCAAGATCACAAATCAGTTGATCCTGGGACAATGTCTTTTATCTCAACTGTCCTACAGCTCCCACAAGACAATGCAAATGATTTAGGGAGGACAGAATCTGTTGGTGCCATCACTTCTTGTAAACCATGTGAAATAGGAGAAACAGCAACTCAATCGAGAGAAATAGGGGACCTGAAAGAAACAGATCCAGCATCCGCATTCCCTTCTAGCACCGTATTGGATAAGCTAATTGTAAGTGATTCAAGTGATGAAGTGGACCACAAGGGGCAAAAGTGCATGCAGGCCAGATCCAAG AGGCATCGTAGTATACGACAACGCTGTTTGGTTTTTGAAACGGCAGGAGCTTGTAAAAATAAACCAATATTCGATTGTAATAGTTCTTCGGTCTCAATACAATCTGATTGTAAAGTGGCCTCTGATGAAAAGCAGTTGGTTCAAGTTAATGCCAGAAGTGATTGTTCATCATCCGTGGTATCTGGTAGTGGTTTGCACTTGAATGCTCTTTCAGCTGCTTCGCCAAACTCGGTGGCCTCTAGACCTAATCAGAATACTCTTGATAAATCCTTGAGTCCAAACACTTTGATAAGTGATTTGCTTCCATGTGACAATGAAGCTCAGGTTACAGAAAATGCTCCTCAAACGTCTAAAAGTGCTGTTGGTGAAGAGTTTGACCATAGTAGTCCTAAAAGAAAGAG GTTAAAGTCGGAAGATGTTGGAGAAAGCAAGGCCTGCAAGCGCTGTAATTGTAAGAGATCAAAATGCTTGAAACT TTACTGCGAATGCTTTGCTGCTGGCCTCTACTGTGTTGAGCCTTGTTCATGCCAAGATTGTTTTAACAAACCTATTCATGAAAACACTGTTCTGGAGACTCGGAGACAGATTGAATCTCGCAACCCACTTGCATTTGCTCCCAAAGTGATCAGACGCATCGATGCAATTCTGGACACTGAG TGTGAAACCAAAACTCCAGCTTCAGCCAGGCATAAAAGTGGATGCAACTGCAAAAAATCAAGTTGCTTAAAGAAATACTGTGAATGCTTTCAG AGTGGGGTCGGATGTACTATCAGCTGCAGATGCAATGGATGTAAAAACACTTTTGGTCAAAAGGATG GAGCACAAGAAACTGAGCTCAAAAGGGAAGAATCAGAAGCTTGTGAAAAGAATGCATTGGGAGTAAGTTTACAGATAGTCAAGGAGGATGAAAAGGAACATCTTCATCTCCCATTTAAACCTTCTTCCAAGATTAGCAG ATCTTTACAGACACATAATGAGGATGGAAAAGAGCATCCAGATCTCCCAATAACGTCTACTTCTGATATAAGCAG ACCTCCAATTCAACTGCCCTTCACCTTTAGTGGGAAGCGTCCTCTATCTTATTTTGCCTCTGCCAAAACATCACCTCGGCTGTGCACCAGATTTGAGAAACCTGTTGGAATGATTCCAGCAGATGAAACAAATGAGGCTCCGGATGGTGCTAGTGATGTGATATCAGTCTCTCCAAAGTCTAAGAGGGTTTCACCTCCTAACAGAGAATTTGGGTCGACTGCTTGGAGGCATGGTAGGAAAGTGAAATTAACTCTGAGATCTATCCCACCATTTCCATCTCTCACTCCACCAGGAAAGCAGTGA